The proteins below are encoded in one region of Aquisphaera giovannonii:
- a CDS encoding DUF4340 domain-containing protein, producing the protein MTDLFKTLIFAAVALVLTGAAFVTTRDRTIRSDVFNDQGQPFYPDFKDPLECTDLEVVDYDAQLAEPIRFRVMLKNNRWVIPSHHDYPADARDRLSKTAAAVMDLIKDTIRSDRPEDYEAMNVIDPLDTKATTLKGRGKRITLRNSAEKVLADFIIGSEIKGSTSKGADSKDQTTQHYVRIPDTKRVYGVRLKAEPSARFADWIETNLLKLDASHVRKVVFDNHKVSLEQGIEQGPIVTIERKDSSSPWTMEGMPADKELDADKLRAMADALADLKIVGVRVKPAGVTRELKRSGDKNFEFPKNVLQGLAAKGFFPTRDGQMLSNQGDVKVYTDEGVVYTLRFGELAFGTGAELTSGESEDKADSAEGKAKEAPKKDQGAAENRYVMVTASYDPALIGKPKPEEDDPKPITPPGTIPAKPFATDPNDPAVVAKAKAKKERAEQAQKDYEKKLADGKKKADELTDRFGPWYYVTPGDSFRSIKVDPVALLQPKKAPGGEGSMPSGFPSGGGLPGGGLPPGLPPIQP; encoded by the coding sequence ATGACCGACCTATTCAAGACCCTGATCTTCGCCGCCGTGGCCCTGGTGCTCACCGGGGCGGCGTTCGTCACCACGAGGGACCGGACGATCCGCTCCGACGTCTTCAACGACCAGGGCCAGCCGTTCTACCCGGACTTCAAGGACCCGCTCGAGTGCACCGACCTGGAGGTCGTCGACTACGACGCCCAGCTCGCCGAGCCGATCCGCTTCCGGGTCATGCTGAAGAACAACCGCTGGGTCATCCCGTCGCACCACGACTACCCGGCGGACGCCCGCGACCGGCTCTCGAAGACGGCCGCGGCCGTGATGGACCTGATCAAGGACACGATCCGCTCCGATCGCCCCGAGGACTACGAGGCGATGAACGTGATCGACCCCCTGGATACGAAGGCGACCACGCTCAAGGGTCGCGGCAAGCGGATCACCCTCCGGAACTCGGCCGAGAAGGTCCTGGCCGACTTCATCATCGGCTCCGAGATCAAGGGCAGCACCTCGAAGGGGGCCGACTCCAAGGACCAGACCACGCAGCACTACGTCCGCATCCCGGACACGAAGCGCGTCTACGGCGTCCGCCTCAAGGCCGAGCCCTCGGCGCGGTTCGCCGACTGGATCGAGACGAACCTCCTCAAGCTGGACGCCAGCCACGTCCGCAAGGTCGTCTTCGACAACCACAAGGTGAGCCTCGAGCAGGGGATCGAGCAGGGCCCGATCGTCACGATCGAGCGCAAGGACTCGAGCTCGCCCTGGACGATGGAGGGCATGCCGGCCGACAAGGAGCTCGACGCCGACAAGCTGCGGGCCATGGCCGACGCCCTGGCGGACCTGAAGATCGTCGGCGTCCGCGTCAAGCCGGCGGGCGTCACCCGGGAGCTGAAGCGGAGCGGCGACAAGAACTTCGAGTTCCCCAAGAACGTCCTCCAGGGCCTCGCCGCCAAGGGCTTCTTCCCGACCCGGGACGGCCAGATGCTGTCCAACCAGGGCGACGTGAAGGTCTACACCGACGAAGGGGTCGTCTACACCCTCCGGTTCGGCGAGCTCGCCTTCGGCACCGGGGCCGAGCTGACCTCCGGCGAGTCCGAGGACAAGGCCGATTCGGCCGAAGGCAAGGCCAAGGAGGCCCCCAAGAAGGACCAGGGCGCGGCCGAGAACCGCTACGTCATGGTCACGGCGTCCTACGACCCGGCCCTGATCGGCAAGCCCAAGCCGGAGGAGGACGACCCGAAGCCGATCACCCCGCCCGGCACGATCCCCGCCAAGCCGTTCGCGACCGACCCGAACGACCCGGCCGTCGTCGCCAAGGCGAAGGCGAAGAAGGAGCGGGCGGAGCAGGCCCAGAAGGACTACGAGAAGAAGCTGGCCGACGGCAAGAAGAAGGCGGACGAGCTGACCGACCGCTTCGGCCCGTGGTACTACGTCACGCCCGGCGACAGCTTCCGGTCCATCAAGGTGGACCCCGTCGCGCTGCTCCAGCCGAAGAAGGCCCCGGGCGGCGAGGGCTCGATGCCCTCGGGCTTCCCCTCGGGCGGCGGGCTCCCCGGCGGCGGGCTCCCCCCGGGGCTGCCCCCGATCCAGCCCTGA